CCTGGACTTCTCGCTCGCCGGATACGCCGACCATGCCGTGATCGACCGGGTGTCGGGCGGCTCCGTGGCCGACGGCGAGGGACCGGTCCGGCTCGTACGGATCGCGACCACGCCCTCGGGGGCGCCGGGGCCGACCCTGCTCACCGGGAAGGCCGGGCTGCCGGTGCGGTACGGCACCGGGCATCCCGCTCTCCAGTGTGTCGAGCGGACCGGATCGGTGCGGGCCAGCGCCTCGGCGTCCGACCCGGAGGCCGCCCGTGAGTGGGCGGTGAGCCGTCAGTGGCCGCCGGACGCGGTGCACGCCCTGTGCGCGGTGCTGCGCAGCCGGGGGCGGACACTGGGCGTGGTGACGTTCCTGCGCGGGTCGGGGCGCAGCCAGTTCGACCGTACGGACGCGGTGTACGCCGAGGACGTGGCCGTACGGATCGCGATGGCGCTGGATCTGGAGGGGCTGCTCGGGCAGTCGTGACGTGCCCCCTGAGGGGCGCGTACGGCGGGGCTCAGCGGCGGTAGAAGATCCGGTCGCCGTACTCCGTCATCACGCGGCCGTTCCACTCGTGGCCGCCGTCCACGTTGCCCGAGCGCAGCAGCGGGGGCTCGATGCCGCGGTCGGCGAGGGCGCCGGCGGCGGTGGCCATGACGGCCTGGAGCAGGGCCGTGGTGACGACGGTGGAGGCGGGGGCGAAGGGGGCCGGGACGGACTCGAGGGTGATTTCCGCGTCGCCGACCGCGATCTTCGAGTCGAGGACGAGGTCGCAGTGGTCCTTGAGGAAGGTGCCCGAGACGTGCCGGGACTTCGTCTGTTCCGTGTAGGCGACCGAGGTCACGCCGATGACCTTGAGGCCGAGGGCGCGGGCGTTCATGGCCATTTCCACGGGCAGCGCGTTGCGGCCGGAGAGGGAGATGATCACGAGGAGGTCGCCGGAGCGGAGCGGGCTGCAGTCCAGGACGGCACTGGCGAGCCCGTCGACGCGTTCCAGGGCGGAGCCGAGCGTGGCCGGCATGACGTCGACGCCGACGACTCCGGGGACGGTGAGCAGGTTCATCAGGGCGAGGCCGCCCGCGCGGTAGACGACGTCCTGCGCGGCGAGCGAGGAGTGCCCGGCGCCGAAGGCGAACAGGCGGCCCCCGTCGGCGACGGTGTCCGCGATGAGTGTGCCGGCGGCGGCGATGGAGTCGGCCTCCTCGTCGCGGACCCGCTGGAGCAGGCCGATCGCGGCGTCGAGGAACTGCCCGGCCAGCTTGCTGTCGCTCATCGGCGAAGCCCCTTCGAGGTGTCCGGTTCGAGGTGTCCGAGGTGCAGGTGTCGCGGATCACCGTGCGGTCTGGACCAGTGCCCTGTCAATACGGCCGGTGGGGGCGCTCCGCGGGCCCGCGAGGCACTCGTAACCGTGTGGTTTCAACGGCGAGGCACGGTTGTCAGTGCTATGCGTCAGAATTGAGTTCAGGGCCAGCGCACACGCCGCGAGCCATCGAGTCTCCGGCAGAGCTAATCAAGGGGCACGTATGTCCGGACTGATCGACACCACGGAGATGTATCTCCGCACCATCCTCGAGCTGGAGGAGGAAGGCGTGGTCCCCATGCGCGCCCGGATCGCCGAGCGGCTCGACCAGAGCGGGCCGACGGTCAGCCAGACGGTGGCGCGGATGGAGCGCGACGGTCTGGTGGCGGTCGCCAGCGACCGGCACCTGGAGCTGACCGAGGAGGGCCGGCGCCTCGCCACCCGTGTGATGCGCAAGCACCGCCTCGCGGAGTGCCTGCTCGTCGACGTGATCGGGCTGGAGTGGGAGCAGGTGCACGCGGAGGCGTGTCGCTGGGAGCACGTGATGAGCGAGGCCGTCGAGCGGCGCGTTCTGGAGCTGCTGCGCCACCCGACCGAGTCGCCGTACGGAAACCCGATCCCGGGCCTGGAGGAGCTGGGCGAGAAGGACGGTGCCGACCCGTTCCTCGACGAGGGCATGCTGTCGCTGGCCGAGCTGGACCCGGGCGCGGACGGCAAGACCGTCGTCGTACGGCGCATCGGTGAGCCGATCCAGACGGACGCGCAGCTGATGTACACGCTGCGGCGGGCGGGCGTGCAGCCCGGCTCGGTGGTCAGCGTGACGGCGTCCCCGGGCGGGGTGCTCGTGGGCAGCGGCGGTGAGGCCGCGGAGCTGGAGGCGGACGTCGCCTCCCATGTGTTCGTCGCCAAGCGCTGAGAGCCGAGCGCTGAGAGCCGAGCGGGACGACGTGGTGTCGCGGCGCCCGGGAGGGGTCGCGTCCGTTTGTCAACTCCTGTTGCGGCAGGGGTAGTTGTGATGTTTCCGCGACCTCACTGAAAAGCAAGATTCAGTGTGCGGAATCGCAGCGCGCGGACCGTTTGCGTGCGAGGCTGTCGCGTGAGGCATATGACCTGAGGGTTCTCGACCATGCTCGACAGCGATGTCAGGCGGTCGGGGAGAGGGGCGGGAGGATGTGCCGCAGACGTGTGGAGGGCCCCGGCGCCGCATGGCGCCGGGGCCTGTCCTCCCCCGAGTTGACCCGGAGCCCCGAGCTCCCAGGGTCATCCCCTTCGGACCGTTTTCCCCGATCGGTCCGCCTCCCGCTGAAGATCTCCCCTCGGCGGCGACGGTCAATCCTTGAGCGTGGTCACTCGAATGAGCGGTGTTAGCGCCGGGAAGGCCATTTTCGAATGCTCATTCGATAGCGTGGGGGTGTAAAGGGTGTACACGTAGAGCGACATAGCATCAACTATTGGTGACACGCAGTGGGAGTGGAAGCAGCAGCAGGGGTAGGAAGCGGTACGGGTGGACCGGCCCGTTCGAGCGGGAGCGAGCGGTCCGAGCGAGCTTTGGGGGGTGCCAGAACCTATGGTGCGGCGCATCGACGTGACAGGTGCGGGCGGTGCACGCCTCGCTGCCTGGGAGTTCGCCGATCCCCCCAAGACCGGGGAGATCGACCGGGCCCCGGGCGTGCTGTTACTGCACGGCCTCATGGGCCGCGCCTCGCACTGGGCGTCCACCGCGCGCTGGCTCTCCGAGCGGCACCGCGCGGTCGCCCTCGACCAGCGGGGCCACGGCCAGAGCGACAAGCCTCCCGAGGCGTCGTACACGCGTGAGGCCTACGTCGAGGACGCCGAGGCCGCCCTCGAACAGCTCGGCCTCGCCCCGACCGTCGTCATCGGCCACGCCATGGGCGCCCTGACCGGCTGGCAGCTCGCCGCCAAGCGCCCCGACCTGGTGTGCGGCCTGATCATCTGCGACATGCGGGCCTCCGCGCTGGGCGCCGCCTCCCAGCGCGAGTGGGAGGACTGGTTCAAGGCCTGGCCCGTCCCCTTCGCCACGCTCGCCGACGTCCGCAAGTGGTTCGGCGAGGACGATCCCTGGGTGGAGCGCCCCAACCCGGCCCGCGGCGAGTTCTACGCCGAGGTGATGGCCGAGTCGGAGGACGGCTGGCGCCCGGTCTTCGAGCCCGAGCAGATGCTCAAGTCCCGCCAGACCTGGGTGTACGACGCGCACTGGGAGGAGCTCGCGCAGGTCCAGTGCCCGGCGCTGGTCGTGCGCGGCCTGGACGGCGAGCTGGGCCGGGCCGAGTCCCAGGAGATGGTCCGCGTCCTGCCGCACGGCCGGTACGCGGAGGTCTCCGACGCCGGCCACCTCGTGCACTACGACCAGCCGGACGCCTGGCGCGCGGCGATCGAACCGTTCCTGGACCACGTCCTGACGCCGTAGTGCAACGGAGCCCGGCGGGGGTTCACCCCTTGCTGACCGCCGCCAGGATCTCCGGCAGCCGCCGTGCCGTGCGCGGCGCGGCGAGCCGCAGTCCGAGCCAGCTGATCAGCGCGCCGTACGCGGCACCCAGCGGCAGCAGCAGCCATGTCCACTCGTCCCCGTCCGCCGTCACGTTCAGCCAGATCGTGAGGGCGATGACGGGGGCGGACAGCAGGGCGGCCGAGACCATGCCGCCGAAGATCGCGATCCAGGCGAGGCCGGCCTGCCCGGGGGCCACGTTCTTGTAGCCCTCCTGCGGGATGGAGTACGGGAAGCGCGCCGACGACCAGGCGCCGGTGGCCAGCATCGCGCCGAGCAGCGCCAGCGACATCCCGAGCACCTCGGGCAGCTTGGGCCAGTCGTCGAGCATCGCGGTCGTCAGGACGACCACGAGGGTGGCGTACGGCAGGGTGATCACCAGCAGCGCCAGCGCGCGCCCGCGCAGCTCCACGTACGCGTCCCGGGTCGACGAGATCGTCATCGCGACCATCCAGAACGCGGACGTGTCCTGCCCGAACTGGTTGTACATCTGGATGCCGAGCATCCCGGCGGCGAAGCACGCGAAGTAGATCGAACCGGTGCCCTGCAGCGCGTTGAACACCGGCACGATCAGCCCGATGGCCAGCGACGTCACCCAGGCCGCCTTCGTCTTCGGATCGCGCCACACATAGCGCAGGCTGCGCTCCATGACGGTCCCGGTGCGCCCGGCGGGCAGCAGCCGGCTCAGGCCGCTCGCGCTCGCCTTCTCGCGGGCGCCGGGCTCGGCCGCCTGGAGCGTCGACCCGTCCGGCGAGGTCATCAGCCGGGTCAGTTGCCGGGTCCAGAGCGCCAGCAGGGCCACCAACGCAGCCGCACTCAGCAGGAGTTGGGCGACCCCGATGCCGTACGACCCCTCGCTCACCGAGTCCACCGCGCCGATCGCCGACGCCGGCGGCACCCAGCGCAGTACGTCCGCGGCCGGGTCCAGCTTCGACAGGCCGCCCGCCGAACCGAGCCGCTGCGCACCGAAGTTGACGAGCTGCGCGCCGATCGCGATCACCAGGCCGCTCAGCACCGCGAGGTCGCGGCCCTTGCGGCTGGACAGCAGGCGGATGTTGGCGGCCGCGACGGCCCGTGCGAGGGCCACGCAGACCAGCAGGGCGAGTGCCGTGCCGACGACCGCGGTCACGTACGCCGCCCCGCCGTGCGCCACGGAGATCACCGAACCGGCCAGCAGGCAGAGCGAGAAGAGCGGGCCGACACCGACCAGCGAGGCCGCGAGGAGGGCCCGCACCAGAGCTCGCGGTTGCAGCGGCAGCATCACCAGCCGGGTCGGATCGAGCGTCTCGTCGCCGCTCGGGAAGAACAGCGGCATCACCGCCCAGCCGAGCCCGAGGACCGTCACGAGCAGTACGGCGACGGCGGTGGCGTGCTCGTTGTCGCGCAGCGCGATCAGGCCGAGCAGCTGGAGGGCGGCGAAGAGGAGCGCCAGGACCATCGACGTGATGTAGGCGGCCCGCCGCCCGGCCGACTGCCGCAGCCCGTTGCGCAGCAGCGACAGCTTCAGCCGTACGACGACGGGGGTGATCGACGCGGCGGAGACGCCGGGGGAGACCCCGGCGGAGGTGTTCGGGGCGGTGCCTGGGGCGATGCTCATCGTGTCCCGCCGCCGCCCAGCCAGTCGAGGTCGGCGCCGGTGGTGCGGCCGTTCGCGCCGACCAGCTCCAGGAAGGCTTGCTGGAGAGAGGACGCGCTCCCGCGGACCTCCGCGAGCGGGCCGTGCGCGCGGATGCGCCCGGCGGCCATCACGGCCACCCAGTCGCACAGGGACTCGACGAGTTCCATGACGTGGGAGGAGAAGACGACGGTGGCGCCGGAGGCGGTGTAGCGCTCCAGGACACCGCGGATGATCTGCGCGGAGACCGGGTCGACGCCCTCGAACGGCTCGTCGAGGAAGAGGACTTCGGGGTTGTGGAGGAGAGCGGCGGCGAGCCCGATCTTCTTGCGCATGCCGGTCGAGTAGTCGACGACCAGTTTGTGCTGGGCGCCCGCGAGGTCGAGGACGTCGAGCAGCTGCGCGGCCCGCTTGTCGACCTCGGCGCCGGGCAGGCCGCGCAACCTGCCGGTGTAGGCGAGGAGTTCGCGCCCGGACAGCCGCTCGAAGAGCCTGAGCCCCTCCGGCAGGACGCCGATGCGCGCCTTCACCTGCACCGGGTCGCGCCACACGTCGTGGCCCACGACCTCGACGGTGCCCGCGTCGGGCCGCAGCAGACCCGTCACCATCGAGAGCGTGGTGGTCTTCCCGGCCCCGTTCGGCCCGACGAGCCCGATGAACTGCCCCGCGGGCAGTTCGAGATCGATCCCCGCGACGGCGATCTGCTCCCCGAACCGCTTCCAGAGCCCCTGCACACGTACGGCGGCTGCACCCACCACGACTCCCTCCGTCAGGAGGAACCCTACGGCGCAGGGCCGTCCGCGAACGGCTAGCGGTCCCGCCCGCACGCGTAGGCGAGGGCGGAGATCAACTCCTCCGCGTCCGGCAGCCACCGATTGGCGGGCGTCGGCCGGCAGGCCCACTGCACGGCCCCCCGCGACCCGTACCGGGTGGGAGGGGCGGCCACGTACGCCCCCTCGCCCAGGGCGACCAGGTCCAGCGAGGCGGGCGGCCAGCCCAGCTTCCGTACGAGATCGGGAACCTTCGCGGAGGCGCCCGGCAGCACGAAGAAGTGCATGCGCCCGTCCGGGGTGCAGGTGACGGGGCCGAGCGTCAGCTCCATCCGCTCCATGCGGGCCAGCGCGAGGAACCCGGCGGTCTCGGGCACGTCGATCGCGTCGAACGTGCGCCCGGTGGGCAGCAGGATCGACGACGCCGGCTGCTTCGACCACAGGCGGCGTGCGACGGTCGCGCTGCCCGTCGCCTGGGTCGCCCAGTCCTCCCGTGCCGGGTGCGCGCCGGGGGTGGCGCACGCGGACTCACCGCACGAGCAGCGCTGCACTCCCTCGACGGCTTCCAGCCAGGTGCCGGGGAACACGTCCCAGTGGCGCTCCTCGGCATAGCGCACGGCGGTCTCCAGCAGTGACTCGCCGCGCTGCTTGGGGATCTGAGCGGTCTCGGTGCCCTCGATGGTCTCTTCCACGCCCCACTCAACTCCCGCGTCCACCCCGGGTTACGGGCTACGCGCGCGCGGGGGAGGAGCATCGATTCCGCACGTGGGGCGCATGGATGCACGGGTGGGGGCGCGCATGGGCAGCGGCAGCGGGGGTGGGTAACCACCTGAGGGGTCGGGCAGCAGCCTTTACCCCGGCAATCCTCACATGTCTCGCATCTTCGGTATGTCCGCGGGGCATTGATCTTCAAGGCCGGATCTTTTCGATGCTCCGTCGACGCACCGCGCGCACTTCTGTGTCGTCCCGGTGCTTCTTCGGTGATTTTCGGGGTTCCGGCCACGGAAGGCACGTCAACTCGGTGCGTGGGCAGGCACCGCAGCCACAGGGGGTACGCCATGGCCGCAAGGCCTCTCGTCGCGCGGCAGCCGAACGAACGGTTGCAGGCGCTCATCCAGGAAGCGGGCTGCTCGAACGCCGGGCTCGCTCGCCGGGTCAACATGTGCGGCGCGGAGCACGGCCTCGATCTGCGCTACGACAAGACGTCCGTGGCCCGCTGGCTGCGCGGACAGCAGCCGCGGGGGCGTGCGCCCGCCATCATCGCCGAGGCGCTCGGCCGCAAGCTGGGCCGCACGGTCACGATCGACGAGATCGGCATGGCCAACGGCAAGAACCTCGCCTCCGGTGTCGGCCTCCAGTTCTCGCCGACCGTCCTCGGCGCCATCGAGCAGGTCTGCGAGCTGTGGCGCAGCGACGTGGGGCGCCGGGACTTCCTGTCCGGCTCGTCCGTCGCCGCCTCCGCGCTCGTCGAGCCGAGCCGCGACTGGCTGATCTCCTCGCCGGACTCGCAGGTGTCCCGGCAGGCGGGGCCACGGGTCGGGCAGTCCGACGTGGCGGCGGTGCGCGCCATGACACAGGCCCTCGTCGACCTCGACCACCAGTACGGCAGCGGGCATGTACGGCCGGTCGTCGTGCACTACCTCAACAGCGTGGTCTCCGGGCTGCTCGCGGGCTCGTACCGGGAGGCGGTCGGGCGCGAACTGTTCGCCGCGGTATCCCGGTTGACGGAACTGGCCGGCTACATGGCCGTCGACACGGGCCAACCCGGCCTCGCCCAGCGGTACTACATCCAGGCGCTGCGCCTCGCCCAGGCGGCGGGCGACCGCGGCTACGGCGGCTATGTGCTCGCCGCGTCCATGAGCCACCTCGCCGCCCAGCTCGGAAACCCGCGCGAGATCGCCCAGTTGGCGCGCGCGGCACAGGAGGGGGCGCGCGGGCGCGTGACACCGCGTGCGGAGTCGATGTTCTACGCCGCCGAGGCGCGGGGGCACGCCCTGATGGGCGACGCGCGGGCGGCGCAGTCCGCGTCGGGGCGCGCGATCTCGGCGCTGGAGGCGGCCGACCCCGCGTCCGGGGACGACCCGGCGTGGATCGGGCACTTCGACGAGGCGTACCTGGCCGACGAGTTGGCGCACTGCCACCGGGACCTCGGGCAGGCCGACGCGGCGGCGCGGTGCGCGCAGGAGTCCCTCGCCGGGCACCCCGAGTCGCGCGCCCGCAGGCGGGCCATCGGCTTCGTGCTCCTCGCGACAGCCCAGGTGCAGCAGCGCGAGGTGGAACAGGCCTGCCACACCGGACTCAAGGCGGTCGAACTCCTCGGCACCCTGCGCTCCAACCGCGGCGCCGAGTACCTGGACGACTTCCAGCAGCGCCTTGAGCCGTACCGGGACGAGCCGGTGGTAAGGGAGTTCGGGGCGCGTATGGAACTTCAGGCGGCTGCGTGAACGGAAGGTGTGCGCCGGGATGAACCGGCGGGAAACAGGGGCGCGAACAGCGAGAGGAGGCGTAAGCAGCGCCCCGAGGGGCGGAATTGTTACCCCGGTCACAGGAGGACCAGGTCACCTTCTGTGCTGCGTGGCACCGGGTCGCGCGGACCCGGTAGCGTGAGCCGACGATTCCGAAGGTCCCCCATTCGTAGGAGTCCCGGTGACGCAGAGTGGACAGGGCGAGGAGCCCTCGGCGCGGCCCGCGCGCGAAGGCATCGTGCTGCCCTCCGACGGCGGCGAGCCCTTGCTGCCGGGCATGACGGGTGACCGCACGGCTCCCGCGGGCGGGCAGGCCTGGGACAGACCCTGGGGGCCCGAGCGGCCGCCCGCGGCGCCCCAGCAGCAGCCCGAGCAGGGGCACGCACAAGGGCACCAGCAGCAGGAGCAGGGCTGGGGAGCGTCCGGCGCGCAGGCGTACGGCGCTCCGGCCCCGTCCGGCTCCCAGACGTACGGGGCGCCCGACGCTCAGGCGTACGGCGCTCCGCCCGCGCAGTCGTACGGCGATCCTTCCGCGTCCGCGCAGTCGTACGAAGGCTCCTCGGCGCCGTCGCAGTCGTACGGCGGTCCCTCCGCGTCCGGGCAGTCGTACGGCGGTCCTGCCGGGCCGGCGTACGGGGCTCCCCCGGCGCAGACCTGGGGGGCGTCCGAGCCGCCCCAGTCCGCCCCACCCGCCCCGGACTGGGGCACCCACGGTGGATCGCAGGGCGCTCAGCACGGTCAGGGATGGCCCGTTCCGGAGGCCTCGGGGGTCTCCTCGGAGGCGTACGGGGCTCAGCAGGCGTCCGCGGGCGCCGGGCCGCTGCCACCCGCCGTGGACGAGGGAGCGACGCAGTTCATCCCGCCCGTGGCGGCCGCCGCTCCGGCCGACGAGGGCGCCACGCAGTACATACCGCACATACCGCCCGCCGCCGCGCACTCCGAGGGCGCCACCCAGTTCATCCCCCCGGTGGGCCCGGGCGCGCTGCCGCCCGAGGTGCCCGCCGACGCGACGCAGTTCCTGGGGCGCGCGCCCCAGGGCGGGGCCGGGCCGCTGCCGGCCGCCGCGCACCCGGATGCCGAGGCCACGCAGTACATCGCCCCCGTGCCCGCCCAGCCCGGCGCGGCGCCGTACGGCATACGCCCGGGCGGGCCGGAGGACCGGCAGCCCCCGGCGGAGTTCGACAATCTTTTCCGCAGCGAGCCCGAGGGGCCCGCGTCCACGCAGCAGCTTCCGCGCTTCGATCCGTCGCTCCCGCAGGGCGCGCACGGCGCACCGCAGGGCGCGTACGGCGCGCAGGCGCCGGGTGCGCCCGGAGCGCCGGGCGGGCGGGCCGCCGCCGCGCACGCGCGCGGGGTCGGGCGACGACGGCAGCGGTGGCGGCGGGCGCAGCCGCTCGCGCGTCCCCCTGATCGCCGCCGTCGGCGTCGGCATCGCCGTGCTCGGCATCGGCGCGGGCGCCCTGCTCAGCGGCGGAGGCGACGACAGCAAGAAGGACGACAGCAGTACGACGGTGTCGGCGACCGCGCCCGCGGGCAAGTCCCCTTCGGCGGCCGCCGACCCGGCCAAGACGCAGGCCGTCGCGCTGGACAAGCTCCTGGCGGACAGCGGCGGCAGCCGCGCCTCGGTGATCAAGGCCGTGGCCAACGTGAAGGCCTGCGACAACCTCGACCAGGCGGCCAGCGATCTGCGCGACGCCGCCAAGCAGCGCGGCGAGCTCGTCACCCGGCTCGACGCCCTCTCCGTCGACAAGCTCCCCGACCACGCCGACCTGACGAGCGCGCTCACCAGCGCGTGGAAGGCCTCCGCATCGGCCGACAGCCACTACGCCGCCTGGGCCGACCAGGTCGACGGCAAGAAGGGCTGCCGCAAGGGACAGGCCCGCACCACCACGCAGACGCGGCTGGGCAACCAGGCCAGCGGCACGGCCAGCGCGCAGAAGAACAAGGCCTCGAAGCTGTGGAACTCGATCGCGACCACGTATGGGCTGACGCAGCGCCAGCCTACGCAGCTCTGAGGTTCCGTCTCCGGCCCGGATGTGGTGACCTGGGGTTTCTGGCTCCGGGTCGCCACGGTCGTTCGTGGTGACCCGGGGATTCCCGCTCCGGGCCACCACAGTCGTTTCGGGTGACCCGGGTTGTCAGTCCGCGTTCTCCAGGGTCTTCTTCACGTTGACGAACCCCCGCCGTGCCGACACCAGTTGACCCTCGCGTACGACCTGGAACGTGACGTCCGCATTGACCAGGCGCGGGAACTCGACGGTCGCGAGCATGTCCTGGGAGCGCCAGCTGAGGGTCGGCGTGAGTCCGCCGGTGGGCACCTTGAGGCCCTTGTCGAGCGCCCGCTGCACCGTGCGGGACGTCACCTCGCCGTCGCCCAGCGACTCGATGGCCGTCTTCAGCACGGTGTACGCGATCCATGTGGTCTGCACCCCGGGGTCGGCGGGGTCGATCCGGTTGTCGTCGAAGGCCTGCTCCTTGATCACCTTGCGCATCGCGTCCCACCGGTGATCACTCGCCGCCGGGTACCAGCCGGTGGCGTACGACCCCTCGTACGGGCTCGACGCGCCGCCGGTGGAGTCGATCAGCGACTGGTCGACGCCGCCCAGCACGGTGGCCGTGCGCACCTTCGGGAACTCCTCGCGGTCGCGCCGGAAGGAGTCCATGAAGGTGTCCGTGCGGTCGCCGAGCGCCGGCACCACGCAGCCCCGCTTCGCCGGGTCCGAGGTCGCCCGCCGCAGCGCCTGCGACGTCTGGCCCGCGTACTCGGTCGCGTCGTCCGCCGCCCGCTGGTCCGCGACCGTCGAGTGGCCCTCCGACTTCAGGCCCGCGTTGAGCAGCACCGGGAGCTGGTCGCCGGCGAAGGTGTCCGGCCGTACGAGCGCGACCGGGCCGCAGATCCTGCCGAGCTGCTCCCCGAGGCCGGCCAGCAGCGCCGGCTCCCCGCCGTTGACCGGATAGGAGACCGGGCTCTCGAACTCGTCGTCCGTGACGCCGTAGCCGCCTATGTACGGGATGCCCGCGGACTCCAGCGGTGAGAGGAAGTACGTGCCGTGCTGGCTGTAGGAGCCGACCACGGCGACCACGTTCTCGTCCGCCGCGCGACGGGCGCACTTCGCGGCGCCCACCGTGTCGTTGTGGTCGTTGCAGGTGAGGACCTTGAGCTTGTGGCCGTTGATGCCGCCGTGGGCGTTGACCCAGCGCTCGTAGGCCTCCGCGAGGGCGGGCATGCCGGGCTTGTTGGTCGCGCCGGTCTTCTCCGGCGCCCAGGTCATGACCGTGACAGTGTCGTCCCTGGCGCCCCCCGTGGCACCAGGGATGACCCCGCATCCGACGGCGAGCGTCGCACACGCCGTCAGCGCTCCCGCGGACAGCGCGGTGGTCCTCGCAGTGGTCCTGGCGGGTTGGTGGTGCGCGGAACGGAAGATGCGGGTGCGTCGCCTGCCGGTCATGGACACGCACGATTCCGTCACATCGCTAACCCGGGCGTGACCCGGGGTCAACGGATGGTGACATGGAGGTGAATTGCGGGGGGCGGCGAAGTCGCTGGAAGGGGGAACGTACGATCGATGACCGTGCAAGGTTCGGAGAACTCTTCCCGTCGCGGCCGTCACTCATCCACCATGGGCGGCATGCCACTGAACGACATGCCGTGGTGGCGCTGGCGCAGCAATGTGCGCTCCGCGCTGCACATGCTCTCCGATCCCGCGTTCCAGCGCGACGTCTGGCTCGCCGGCGTCGACGGGTACGGCGACGTCACCGATGCCGTGTACCGCCTGGTCGAGG
Above is a genomic segment from Streptomyces sp. R21 containing:
- a CDS encoding SIS domain-containing protein codes for the protein MSDSKLAGQFLDAAIGLLQRVRDEEADSIAAAGTLIADTVADGGRLFAFGAGHSSLAAQDVVYRAGGLALMNLLTVPGVVGVDVMPATLGSALERVDGLASAVLDCSPLRSGDLLVIISLSGRNALPVEMAMNARALGLKVIGVTSVAYTEQTKSRHVSGTFLKDHCDLVLDSKIAVGDAEITLESVPAPFAPASTVVTTALLQAVMATAAGALADRGIEPPLLRSGNVDGGHEWNGRVMTEYGDRIFYRR
- a CDS encoding metal-dependent transcriptional regulator codes for the protein MSGLIDTTEMYLRTILELEEEGVVPMRARIAERLDQSGPTVSQTVARMERDGLVAVASDRHLELTEEGRRLATRVMRKHRLAECLLVDVIGLEWEQVHAEACRWEHVMSEAVERRVLELLRHPTESPYGNPIPGLEELGEKDGADPFLDEGMLSLAELDPGADGKTVVVRRIGEPIQTDAQLMYTLRRAGVQPGSVVSVTASPGGVLVGSGGEAAELEADVASHVFVAKR
- a CDS encoding alpha/beta fold hydrolase, whose amino-acid sequence is MVRRIDVTGAGGARLAAWEFADPPKTGEIDRAPGVLLLHGLMGRASHWASTARWLSERHRAVALDQRGHGQSDKPPEASYTREAYVEDAEAALEQLGLAPTVVIGHAMGALTGWQLAAKRPDLVCGLIICDMRASALGAASQREWEDWFKAWPVPFATLADVRKWFGEDDPWVERPNPARGEFYAEVMAESEDGWRPVFEPEQMLKSRQTWVYDAHWEELAQVQCPALVVRGLDGELGRAESQEMVRVLPHGRYAEVSDAGHLVHYDQPDAWRAAIEPFLDHVLTP
- a CDS encoding transporter → MSIAPGTAPNTSAGVSPGVSAASITPVVVRLKLSLLRNGLRQSAGRRAAYITSMVLALLFAALQLLGLIALRDNEHATAVAVLLVTVLGLGWAVMPLFFPSGDETLDPTRLVMLPLQPRALVRALLAASLVGVGPLFSLCLLAGSVISVAHGGAAYVTAVVGTALALLVCVALARAVAAANIRLLSSRKGRDLAVLSGLVIAIGAQLVNFGAQRLGSAGGLSKLDPAADVLRWVPPASAIGAVDSVSEGSYGIGVAQLLLSAAALVALLALWTRQLTRLMTSPDGSTLQAAEPGAREKASASGLSRLLPAGRTGTVMERSLRYVWRDPKTKAAWVTSLAIGLIVPVFNALQGTGSIYFACFAAGMLGIQMYNQFGQDTSAFWMVAMTISSTRDAYVELRGRALALLVITLPYATLVVVLTTAMLDDWPKLPEVLGMSLALLGAMLATGAWSSARFPYSIPQEGYKNVAPGQAGLAWIAIFGGMVSAALLSAPVIALTIWLNVTADGDEWTWLLLPLGAAYGALISWLGLRLAAPRTARRLPEILAAVSKG
- a CDS encoding ABC transporter ATP-binding protein, yielding MTEGVVVGAAAVRVQGLWKRFGEQIAVAGIDLELPAGQFIGLVGPNGAGKTTTLSMVTGLLRPDAGTVEVVGHDVWRDPVQVKARIGVLPEGLRLFERLSGRELLAYTGRLRGLPGAEVDKRAAQLLDVLDLAGAQHKLVVDYSTGMRKKIGLAAALLHNPEVLFLDEPFEGVDPVSAQIIRGVLERYTASGATVVFSSHVMELVESLCDWVAVMAAGRIRAHGPLAEVRGSASSLQQAFLELVGANGRTTGADLDWLGGGGTR
- a CDS encoding bifunctional DNA primase/polymerase, whose protein sequence is MEETIEGTETAQIPKQRGESLLETAVRYAEERHWDVFPGTWLEAVEGVQRCSCGESACATPGAHPAREDWATQATGSATVARRLWSKQPASSILLPTGRTFDAIDVPETAGFLALARMERMELTLGPVTCTPDGRMHFFVLPGASAKVPDLVRKLGWPPASLDLVALGEGAYVAAPPTRYGSRGAVQWACRPTPANRWLPDAEELISALAYACGRDR
- a CDS encoding transcriptional regulator — protein: MAARPLVARQPNERLQALIQEAGCSNAGLARRVNMCGAEHGLDLRYDKTSVARWLRGQQPRGRAPAIIAEALGRKLGRTVTIDEIGMANGKNLASGVGLQFSPTVLGAIEQVCELWRSDVGRRDFLSGSSVAASALVEPSRDWLISSPDSQVSRQAGPRVGQSDVAAVRAMTQALVDLDHQYGSGHVRPVVVHYLNSVVSGLLAGSYREAVGRELFAAVSRLTELAGYMAVDTGQPGLAQRYYIQALRLAQAAGDRGYGGYVLAASMSHLAAQLGNPREIAQLARAAQEGARGRVTPRAESMFYAAEARGHALMGDARAAQSASGRAISALEAADPASGDDPAWIGHFDEAYLADELAHCHRDLGQADAAARCAQESLAGHPESRARRRAIGFVLLATAQVQQREVEQACHTGLKAVELLGTLRSNRGAEYLDDFQQRLEPYRDEPVVREFGARMELQAAA
- a CDS encoding ABC transporter substrate-binding protein → MTGRRRTRIFRSAHHQPARTTARTTALSAGALTACATLAVGCGVIPGATGGARDDTVTVMTWAPEKTGATNKPGMPALAEAYERWVNAHGGINGHKLKVLTCNDHNDTVGAAKCARRAADENVVAVVGSYSQHGTYFLSPLESAGIPYIGGYGVTDDEFESPVSYPVNGGEPALLAGLGEQLGRICGPVALVRPDTFAGDQLPVLLNAGLKSEGHSTVADQRAADDATEYAGQTSQALRRATSDPAKRGCVVPALGDRTDTFMDSFRRDREEFPKVRTATVLGGVDQSLIDSTGGASSPYEGSYATGWYPAASDHRWDAMRKVIKEQAFDDNRIDPADPGVQTTWIAYTVLKTAIESLGDGEVTSRTVQRALDKGLKVPTGGLTPTLSWRSQDMLATVEFPRLVNADVTFQVVREGQLVSARRGFVNVKKTLENAD